The genomic region TTTGGTCCATCAGAGTCATCTCCGAGTCAGATCTCGTCAAGCTAGCGTTGGGCGTACTCGAGCTTTTCTTCAACGTAAAACGACTTCTTTTGGGGCTTTGTTCGCTGTTGCTTTCAGTTGAATAAAACTTGCTCTTGCCGACCTCTTTTATTTTCCGTTTAGAGCCGTCGTCGTCAATGTTTTGGCTTTCGATTGAGCTGCTCGAGCTTAGATTTGACATATTGTCCTGTTCTTTCAACACCTCCTTTCTCTGCACTTGTTGACTTAACTGCGTCTCCTTGGGGACTGGTACGTTTGCGGTGTTTTTAGGTGGGGCGTTCTTGGACCCTTCTACAGGTTTTTCTAATTTGTCCTTTAACCTGTACACCAAAGTCTCAGTTACGCAAGAAGATATGCGCAGAGACCTGTCGCCGGGCAGAGATTGTGAGCTGATGTGCACTCTGTTATCAACTAGCTGGATTTGTCCGTTAGCGAGGAGCTCCCCTACAGGCTTAATGGGGTTATTGTTGACTTGGTCTAAGTTCAAATCATTTAGCTTCAAACGATCTTGTAAGTCTATTTGCACGGGTCGTAGGGACAGTGACCCACTCCTCAGCAAAGGATTCTTCGGAGTAGCATTTGGAAGGTTTGGTTGCGAGTTGCGTTGGAATAGAGGTGAACACGGCGGCTTGGACTTAGTTTCAGGTTGCGATGTTCGACTAGAAACGAGGGTGGAGTAAGGAGGCGAACTGTAGCGATTCTTATAGCCGCTCGAAAAATCCGGAGGCAGTGACAGAGCAGGCGAGCAGCGGTACTGAGCAGTAGCAGATTCAGCAGATAACGTCCGCTCTTGTCTTGGCAAGTTCAAACCATGTTTTTTCTGATCAAAGGTTTCCGTGGACATTTGTTTATACATTTCTCTTGATTTCATCTCTGCAGAATCAGACGATAAAGATCTGTATTTCCCCCCTGCGCCAACTTGTAAACTCGAAAACTTGGGTTTGGGCGAAACTGTATGCGGTTGGTTTTCAGATCTCAAAGCATTAAAAATGGATGGCGCTTTTACATTTCTCGGCGACAACGGTTTTAGTGATTCCTGCTTTTCGTCTGCGTTTGAATCAACCGAATCGTCAAAAGTTACTCGCTTCGCAggttttttctctcctttcgAACTGTGCTTTTTCGGATCACCGTCGACGCTAATGCTGGATGTTTTGCTAGCTTTCGGGCTGGGAGTTTGCGGGGAGCTAGGGCTGTTGTAGTTAGGAGTAGAAGGAGGAGTTAGCAAGGAGGAGATAGCAACAGGGGGGCTATGTGGACTGAGAAACGAAGGAGTGGAAGTAGTTGCGTTATTGTGAGATGGACTGCAGTTTGATTTAGAAAAAAGGCTAACTGTTGGGGTTGTTTTGGCTTGGTAGGGTTTAGGACCATAGCTGCGTTCAAAGTCTTGCTTCTGAGATGTTGTTGCGCAAAAAGTCGACGAACCTGGAGTCGATTGAAGAGACGTCTTACTGCTTTGACCCAACTGTAAGCTCGATTTATAATTAGCGTTAGTTACCGCATTTGTAATATCGTTTAAGTGAGATTTCTTGGCCGACCTGTCTTTACTTTGTGGTGTTGGAGAAGTCGGTTTTGACGTGCTGTACATGTTTTGGTATTTGCTGGTATTATCTGTGGGCGTGTAGCTGCTCTTGGGGCTTAGCAAAGGTGTAGGAGTGAACTCGGTTCCTTTAGCTGTAAACAAACCGCCGCTTGCATCATGGTTAGCTGGTTTAACGTGACTCGCTGGTGTATGTGTTGCTGCGATGCTAAATTTAGAACTGGACAAAACACCAGGCAAACTTATGGGTTTTGGTTGATCCCTGTTGGTGGATGAGTCAGCTTGGGCTTTGAACTGGGATGATTGATGGTTTGGTGAATTGTGCGTGCTAGCTAGTCCTCCCTGTAGCATCACAACGTTACCACCTAGCTCCGCCATGTTTGTGTTGCTTTTATAACTAGGGATTTGCCCAATGATTGCTGTTTTGTCTGCCTGcgcattgttattattattaaaaggcgCAGCTAAATGCGAACTCGTTTTGTTATTTACATTTGAAGTTACGCGCGAGCTCCCGTCGTTGTTGTTGTCCCGGGACACGCAGGTTATGGCAGAGAGCAGGGGCCTTCTTGCCGTCGAGTGGGATTTTAACAAGGCAGTGGGGTCGTACGGTGTGCGTTTTGGCAGTGTTAGCGCCTTTTTGGCTAGCTTAGAACTATCTGGAGGATCTCGGGTAAAAGATCTTTGCTGTGGGATAACGTCTTGACTTGCATTCGCTTGGGAATAGGGCGGTTCTGTTTGCACACTCGACGCTGTTGAATAGCTGTAAGAGTTTGCTAATCTGTCTCTTTGCGTGGGCGACGAGGAAAGAGGAGCATTGCCGTTATTTGAAATGGAATTTGGAGAGAGCTGGTTTTTGTGTTGAAAGCTTTGACTGAGATGCGTTGAGAACTGCCGATTGCTGTTAAAACTATCCGGACTCAGCGATTGATTTTCTGTAGGACTGATGGGGCTGTTGACGCGGCGTAGGGACAAAAGCATGCTGCTCGTGGTTGGTTTCGAGCTCAGAGGCGAGTGCCCCCTTTGCGGCGATCGTTGTGGTTCAGTCGAGTCTATGGCCATGGGGGAAACGGGGGACAGAGGCGTCAGGGGTGAAAGAGGGGACGGAATCGGTCTATCCGTTCTCTTATCGTCCAATCGCATATCCAGAGACGCCGACTGAGCCATTTTCCGGTCATTGTCCAAACCCGTAGGCCTGCTCCACGTTGACCATCCCACCGTGTTGCTCTTCGTAAACGGCGCGTGCTGTTGGCTTTGTATTCCGCTTGACAGCATCCTTTCGACACCGGGGGAGCTTTCCGTCCGGCTCTGCAAGTTCCCTGAAAAATCCGGAGTCCCATTTCCTCCCCGTTTGCTCTTGGGGTAACGTCCGCTCCACTGAGGGGCCAgcgccgtcaccacagtcgaaGACAACATGGCGGATTGTTCAGGCAGTCCCTTAGCCCTGGTTCTATCCACGTTTAAATCCAAAGAGTTCGGCCTTTTCGCTGGCAGCCCACTTCGAGATGCGTTTTCTTTATGTAATccgcggcggccattttggaagCTTTGAATATCAGCGCTGCAGGTCTCGATGCTGATGCAGTTCTCAGTTTTCGTTACTTCTCTCAAACGAAGAGGGATCTTGTCCACAGCGTACAAAGGGAGATCGTGAACCTGCGTCAGAAACAAGAGTTATAATATGCAAATTGAACACAAATACAGTTATTGCCGTTTTATTGGATCGAAATGCACAAATAAAAGATTTGCATAGTATTTATGCTGCAATTATCTCGTTGATTTTTTTGCCAACAACCAGATTAACCAGGTCTGTAGCTGGGAGGTGAACTTTAGTTGCCTGCTTCTCCCAGAACCTTTTATAGGCTTGGTCATTGTTATGGTGCAGCAACAGCTAAAAacaaactacatagaccatgatcctttgctgttTCAATGAAATAACTGTTACTAATGTTAAttctttggattatgacagAAAAAAAGTCTTTTCAAGgcgttttaaaaggaaaaaggagaTTATTCGAGTTCATTTTTCTTAGCCTCCACAAAATATACTCAAGTTctagtttttaattttcttttcgTTTTCATTTTACCGTGTGGCAGATATGATATGGGGAGAAAGCAACTTCATAACTGTAACCTAGCAACCAAAcctctaaattgcacaatagttaaaCGGATAAACACAAATTACAGCATAATTAAACTGTTgaataaatgtttgaaaaagttccagggatTGTCAGAAGCAGGTTAAATGTAGGTATGTAAATGtatgcaaaatgtataaaagaaaacaatgcaacaaaataaaaaatgaaataaaacaaaacaaaaataaacaaaacaattcaataaaacaattcaataaaacaaaacaaaaacaaacaaaccaaaaaaacaaacaaaataaaataatacaacaaaataaaaaaatgtaaataaaacaaaacaaaaataaacaaaaaaggtaaataaaacaaaaagaaaataaataaataaagcaaaaacattaaataaaaacaaaaaatgaaataaaacaaaataaaaataaaaaaagaaacaaaaaaaagtaaatccattgaattaatataaaataaataactttacgGCTTTATTTGGAAGGCAGGTTAAATGTATACGACACATTTTCCTACAGCGACAGTAACAtatgcaaatataaatataataaaaatgtaataaaacactTCTCAGTCATTAATCTCtcattaaactgttttattttgctttctGCTGTTGCCAGTTTATTTACAGCTGGTTTGAACTTGTCCAGATGAGCTGTTTGTCTTATCCACATTCAGATCGTGAGGCCAGGGAGTGCACCATAAAAACTCTCCCCTGTGCAGGTAAACCAGAGGATTTTTATCTCCgtgtaaaactatgaaaaacacaGAATTCTGCAGAATTCATGTAACTTGAGGATGTGCGTGTCTGAAGCCCGCGTTCCCATGGTGCGGCTATTTAAGCTTCGACAAACAGGATTTCAAAGACATCAGAGATTTCCAAAGCAAACTGTACACACGCCCAGTGCTTCAACCGCTAAAATAATAACCTACGGACGATGTTTGCAGCTGTGTGTGCTCTAATGGTCGGGCTAATTACCTCAACAATATGAAACGGGGaacaaccaaaacataaatacaacgTTTGGTTTGATAATGTGACAGGTACTTACCCGATAAAATATGTCTTTACTGCAAACTGGAGACGGTGCATCCAAActagaaagagaaaagagaaagtcaTGATTAAATACACTTTAATTTGATCATAagtgacatttaaacacatcagAATGAGTCAAAAAAGCATTTATATGTAAGGACAATATGACacgaaactgactcttgtagcgttaagtcgtgttctaatgctgttagtgcattaaaaaaagacctggagttgtgttttttgtttcattcacacatttttattatgagtctgtaacatctccaaagctcaaaatgcgacgttccaccttgtgatgtcatcaagtggtagttttaaagtgaacagctccttttacctttagttcagtcgagataagagacaactccaggactgaaatgatccaaatgattctagaaatgaaggtgtgtggagtttaaaaacacagtggagcacttcctgtatcaccacatgatgacatcacaaggtggaacagagtgttttcagtttgagagaaaaactcagcctaaatctgcaggtttgtttgtgttaaacatgtgaatgaaacaaaaaaagaaaacacaactccaggtctgtttgtgatgaggaaacattagtcCAGATCATTAAACTACGTAACGTGGGAACTTTAACTTCAGAAATTCCAAATAACTAATTAAAGTCGATCGAGTGTTTTACACAGAAGTGGAACAGACATGTGCCAAAAACCTGACAGTGAAAGTATGTTCTGATCAATTACACCAATCAAGagataactgcagtttttaattaacaaaatgtatcctgatgtagacctggtttagtcctggtttactcctggttcagtcctggttcagtcctggttaaatcctggtttagtcctggtttagtcctggtttagtcctggttcagtcctggttcagtcctggttcagtcctggttcagtcctggttaaatcctggtttagtcctggtttagtcctggtttagtcctggttcagtcctggtttagtcctggttcagtcctggttcagtcctggttcagtcctggtttagtcctggtttagtcctggttcagtcctggttcagtcctggtttagttctggtttagtcctggttcagtcctggtttagtcctggttcagtcctggttaaatcctggtttagtcctggtttagtcctggtttagtcctggtttagtgctggtttagtcctggttcagtcctggttcagtcctggttcagtcctggttcagtcctggtttagtcctggtttagtcctggtttagtgctggtttagtcctggtttagtgctggtttagtcctggttcagtcctggttcagtcctggttcagtcctggttcagtcctggtttagtcctggtttagtcctggtttagtgctggtttagtcctggtttagtgctggtttagtcctggttcagtcctggttcagtcctggttcagtcctggtttagtcctggtttagtcctggtttagtcctggttcagtcctggttcacgcCTCGTtctgtaatgtttttctttttcacatttGTGGCGTTCGATTTACCTCAGAAATGCAGACGGACTGGGACTACGACATTTTACTCtttcattcctcttttcttttcatAAACCGTTTTCTCTCGACTGTCACACCTCTGGAGAAACTATGCGGCGACTTGAGCTTCTGTTTAAGGAAACGGGCCGCGGTCTGAGCGGGACAGAAGGGGCGTGTCCCGTCTTCAGGTATGTACAGACCTGCCCCGCCTCAAATACGACCGACAATCAAAACTATGTCTTATCAGAGTCAGGAGTTTGTTTCCACGAATCGAGAAAAGTTCATTCACTTTTCACACAGAGGAAGGTTTGGAACGAGGAACCACCAAAAAGTCAAAGTGAAAGTGGATTCGTGTTTGTTATTAAAGATCGTTTTTCCGACGTTTAACACGTGAGAGAGTGAAAAGAACCATCAGGGGCTggactcctggtttagtctctggctccaattcactttctattgaaaaactgtgtcctctctctgtctctgctgcttcagactcattttggtcttaaatgttcgtattaaccctctacatgatcctggggttcttttttttatttagttattttgaggtttttgggttttttttttgttttttttttttaattattgtctattttttttttgtggttattttcaggggtttttttttgttattttgagtttttttttgttgttatttttattataatttcttttttttagttattttgagttttttaaagtttattttccttttttagttattttgagttgtttttttttgttttttttttgttttttggttttttttttgttattttcagggttttttttcttgttattttgagtttttttttgttatttttattataatttcttttcttttttaggtttttgggttttagtttttgttttgttttgtttttttggttattttaaggttgctgttttttttactgtcctctctctgtctctgctgcttcagactcattctggtcttaaatgttcgtattaaccctctacatgatcctggggtttttatttctctgttgtgtctgtaaatcaagatcgtGGCCTGTGATGTCAACGAAAAGGggcgtcaccttcaacagcctcgctcctgattggctctttggttgctatgacactcgtggtcttgactcacactcactcagtcacttctttacacttcTCTTTACATCTAAGAGCTGAACAAACATGTAACTTTTAGTCCGGCCTCGtctaaatgtgtttcttatctGATAAAAATGTTCTCACCACTTTAGATTCACTTAAAAAACTCTTTCACATTCTGCTCCTGATAAGTTCATATCTGCTAAAGCTGATACATGTTTACAAAGTACTTCACCGGGCGAGTACTCCAGAACAAgtgctccattttgttacttaaagctacagtgtgtaactttctggaggtgaaaAGTCCATGGAGCAGggctgtcaaacacattttcacctcgGGCCACATCACTGATAAAATAACAAGACCATCACCTTTTAATTGACTCTatggagggccacataaaatgatgtggagggccacgtttggcccgtgggcctttagtttgacacatgtgatagatgtttcatgccatactgtggaatattacagccaaaagaCCAACtttaccatggcaacaagcatTAACAGGGCCtcctccagaccaaataagagtcaggtttgtggagaggcgagcccgttTACAGTGAGGACACGTGATTTTgaaggttttttgtttgtgggcaataaaaacatctataatgaaaaacacatggTTTTATTATAGGCTAATTTatggcaaaaagttacatactgtggctttaagtaaaagtacacatactggagcagaatctactgaagtaaaagtattaaagtacctcgataaaaatgtacttaaacagtaaaaagtaaaagtatttcatgcagatttttgaatcttaacagaaacaactgatttaatatttatttcccgcctgtttttatttgttctttttgtttaaataaaagtaaataaagtacaaaCACCCAAAattttactcgagtacagtactttactacttttacttccttTCGTTCCAGCTCTGGCGCCTTAAACGAGTCTGAGaaacaaaaagtatttaaactattttcaGATAAAGCATCAGGAAGTCGTGACGTGAAGTTCCTGAAAGactcggctcttttgaacaaactgaatctttttctttataatttttatgcatttttatcccgattaacactgaaccaaaacAAGAATCAGAgctgaagcagagcaggcgacacgagtgagagatttTAGCacgaaaaaaacataaaaatgcaaaGTTTTGTTTAGATTCTGTGTCATTTCAAAGAGtaaactcacattttaaacatctgaGTCTTTGGTCGTTTCTCAGTGATTATTTTGCAGATAAAACGAGTTCTCACGTTCACTTCTGTcgtataaacaaataaaaaaggtcCAGTCTTgagaacggctctttgaaatgaacaaatccaaaagattcagatccaataaaagagccgaaagtcccgtcGCCTCCAGGAATCAGGAAGttgttgggggttttttttctagagacatttattttcatcttcacttaataaataacaaattaaCTGTGAGAAACTTCCTTCAAAGTCACAAAACCAAAGATCAGGAATGTAGATGAGAGAATCAGTGACAGTTTAACCAAAAGAGCTGAGCCTCTGAGGTGTGACGGTCAGCACCAAGAGTCAACAAATTACAGGGATTCACAACAACAGCCCACGaaagtgactcttgtagctttaagtcgtgttctaatcctgtttcctcctcaaaaacagacctggagttgtgttttgattcatttattattcatctgtcacatctccaaagctcaaaatgcgacgttccaccttgtgatgtcatcaagtgggagttttttttcaagttaacagctccgttttgtgcctttagttcagtagaaatggtcaattccagggcggaaatgatccaaatgattctataaatgaaggtgtgtggagtttaaaaacacagtggagcacttcctgtatcaccacatgatgacatcacaaggtggaacagagcattttcagtttgagagaagaactcagcctaaatatgcagggtctgtgtgttaaacatgtgaaaatgaaacaaaaaacacaactccaggtctgtgtgtgacgaggaaacgacattagaacagatcagagcaCAGATGtcaatcaaacaataaaaaaaaaaaaaaaaaaaaaaaaaaaaacaacaactcagaataactaaaacaaacaaaaaaccttaaaataactacaaaaaataaacaatataaaaaagataattaaaataaactcaaaatgacaaaaaaaagaaaaaaacccatcaaaataacaaaatatatatataaataacaaaaaactcaaaataactaaaaaaaaaaaaaaaaaaaactcaaaataataattaaaaaacccctaaaaatttaaaattaactcAGAAAATGTCCACCAGGATCATGTGAGCAGgttgatacgaacatttaagaccaaaatgacgagttctTATCCTGAACGTTAGCTGTTAGCAcgttagcacgttagctttgtccatttatatataaagttttACGGTTTCGACTCTTGAACGTTAGctgttagcacgttagctttgtccatttatatataaagttttACGGTTTCGACTCTTGAACGTTAGctgttagcacgttagctttgtccgtttatatataaaCTTTTACGGTTTCTTCTCGGTTTGACCCTGTGCAGAATAAAAAGTGTGAAGTTCAGAGTTATGTCATTCTAAAGGTCACATCACGGTGAACGAGTCATAAAACTGTTATAAAATAGGTCGACGTGTCAGGACAGTATAGACACGAGCGCTATAGGCGAATGTGACGTAAGAGACGAACGACGCGAGGAGCCAGGTGCGACTCATGATGTAACGCACAGAATTAGAACGTGAACTTTACTCTGGGACATTTTTAAATCCGccctgttcttcaaactgttcagatgtttctccaggtTCTACTCGTTTCTTCTGAGGTTTTATTTGTGATTCGTGTTTAATTCTTAATCGATTGTTTTCAGGTTTTGGTGTCTCCAGAAAAACAGGATGATTctaaatgtttgtttcattttattaaagttCTGCGGTGGATCCAGGTCCAGGAAGTGTTTCTATTTTtgggaagaaaaaagaaaaaccaaaacctttttttcccagttttaGAGAAGAGAGACAATCAGGTCTGGAATCGGggttctcctctttgtctcctcctctcctttctttctccttctctctctctctcttctctgtctcctcctgtcctctcgctgtctcctctcctccctctctcctctcttatctctctcctcctctcttcctttctttctccctctcctcttctctattGTCCACTTTTTAGATGTAGACGATCacgagatcttgtattaaaagttcttctccacctcttctcctctccatctctcctcctctgcctatctctctttcctcctctcctcgctctgtctcctcctctctctcctttcctccttccttttctctccctctcttctctctgttgtcTAGTTTTTggacatagacaatcatgaaatcttgtattaaaagttcttctccacctcttctcctctccctatctctgtctcctcctctcctccctctcttctcttctccctctcctctctctctgtctcctcctctcctccctctcttctcttctccctctcctctctcaatgtctcatcctcttctcttctccctttcctctctctgtctcatcctctcctccctctatctcctcccctctgtctcctcttccctctcttcttctctccctctctctgtctcttcctctcctccctctctttcctctctcctccccctcccttttcctccctctctccttctctattgTCCACTTTTTATCATGTCATgaaatcttgtattaaaagttcttttcctcctct from Periophthalmus magnuspinnatus isolate fPerMag1 chromosome 20, fPerMag1.2.pri, whole genome shotgun sequence harbors:
- the zmp:0000000991 gene encoding mucin-2, which translates into the protein MSTSDAGDPRLGGGGGGETDAATPLSSPQTRSHTARGKDEIFANGFEHRPEKEAEVDTTQTHTALTLSPNVRSHTDDTNRPTFTSRFFLKLGSKPGLSRGVSTESLDAPSPVCSKDIFYRVHDLPLYAVDKIPLRLREVTKTENCISIETCSADIQSFQNGRRGLHKENASRSGLPAKRPNSLDLNVDRTRAKGLPEQSAMLSSTVVTALAPQWSGRYPKSKRGGNGTPDFSGNLQSRTESSPGVERMLSSGIQSQQHAPFTKSNTVGWSTWSRPTGLDNDRKMAQSASLDMRLDDKRTDRPIPSPLSPLTPLSPVSPMAIDSTEPQRSPQRGHSPLSSKPTTSSMLLSLRRVNSPISPTENQSLSPDSFNSNRQFSTHLSQSFQHKNQLSPNSISNNGNAPLSSSPTQRDRLANSYSYSTASSVQTEPPYSQANASQDVIPQQRSFTRDPPDSSKLAKKALTLPKRTPYDPTALLKSHSTARRPLLSAITCVSRDNNNDGSSRVTSNVNNKTSSHLAAPFNNNNNAQADKTAIIGQIPSYKSNTNMAELGGNVVMLQGGLASTHNSPNHQSSQFKAQADSSTNRDQPKPISLPGVLSSSKFSIAATHTPASHVKPANHDASGGLFTAKGTEFTPTPLLSPKSSYTPTDNTSKYQNMYSTSKPTSPTPQSKDRSAKKSHLNDITNAVTNANYKSSLQLGQSSKTSLQSTPGSSTFCATTSQKQDFERSYGPKPYQAKTTPTVSLFSKSNCSPSHNNATTSTPSFLSPHSPPVAISSLLTPPSTPNYNSPSSPQTPSPKASKTSSISVDGDPKKHSSKGEKKPAKRVTFDDSVDSNADEKQESLKPLSPRNVKAPSIFNALRSENQPHTVSPKPKFSSLQVGAGGKYRSLSSDSAEMKSREMYKQMSTETFDQKKHGLNLPRQERTLSAESATAQYRCSPALSLPPDFSSGYKNRYSSPPYSTLVSSRTSQPETKSKPPCSPLFQRNSQPNLPNATPKNPLLRSGSLSLRPVQIDLQDRLKLNDLNLDQVNNNPIKPVGELLANGQIQLVDNRVHISSQSLPGDRSLRISSCVTETLVYRLKDKLEKPVEGSKNAPPKNTANVPVPKETQLSQQVQRKEVLKEQDNMSNLSSSSSIESQNIDDDGSKRKIKEVGKSKFYSTESNSEQSPKRSRFTLKKSSSTPNASLTRSDSEMTLMDQMISKLKQTFSTKKPNNDEEAYPKKSKKALSLSGVSDSSMSDATVDSNKTLEGEEEMELNNNEKGVEDMHRWPSNRNALVQTPIEKNKMEDQFSVWPDEVIVDNEGIRDKRSSPHLKTHSPSKEHEAFDFKPNQFLSPSDFNSGNSPNSSNGFRKSSSSSRSPFSPFPSLSPVSPFSSSDMLDDSVFYSPKPPRPRDSPSSSCECKEFSLVASRRSRASTGPPSAGPVPTKERMSNSYANLKYGIEPGRSFSVSSVSSSRPSGPGRISTGSRFMSASDLTKASTFSCGHTANDSDNWHGQYGSEANSQSGRYTNDGKVRSSSLPRSFTQRLSNWSERQSGSSSNPWGQRMDTVDFPWDTEGPPTPPPTPPLSPVNVRMSKPPCLSPPSFSGQSDPPQDNLSPRRLLPSRGYTSSLSTFEESSDSSSDTTTDDEYYLETGEDEEKETEL